Proteins found in one Diorhabda sublineata isolate icDioSubl1.1 chromosome 9, icDioSubl1.1, whole genome shotgun sequence genomic segment:
- the LOC130448903 gene encoding cysteine-rich PDZ-binding protein translates to MVCDKCQKKCGKVITPDPWKSGARNTTESGGRKVNENKALTAAKNRFNPYTTKFETCRICRQKVHQVGSHYCQSCAYKKGICAMCGKKIISTKNYKQSAV, encoded by the exons ATGGTTTGTGATAAATGCCAAAAAAAATGCGGAAAAGTAATAACTCCAGATCCTTGGAAATCTGGAGCAAGAAATACCACAGAATCAGGAGGCCGaaaagttaatgaaaataaagcatTAACTGCAGCCAAAAATCGTTTCAATCCATACAccacaaaatttgaaacttgcag AATATGTAGACAAAAAGTACATCAAGTTGGATCACACTATTGTCAATCATGTGCTTATAAGAAGGGAATATGTGCCATgtgtggaaaaaaaataatcagtacCAAAAATTACAAGCAATCGGCAGTGTAG